GACTTCAACCACCCGCTGGCTGGCAAGACGCTGACCTTTGACGTGGAAATCATCTCCGTCAAAGCGCTGTAACTGATCGTACGCGGTCAAAAATGTAGGAGCGAGCCTGCTCGCGATGAGTACCTGACATTCAACACATGTGTTGGCTGACACTCCGCCATCGCGAGCAGGCTCGCTCCTACAGTGTTTTTTATTGTTTTCGCGCGCAAGACACGAGGCACAGCATGCAAATCAAACTCGCCAACCCCCGTGGCTTCTGCGCCGGTGTGGACCGGGCGATCGAAATCGTCAACCGCGCCCTGGAAGTATTCGGGCCGCCGATCTATGTGCGCCATGAAGTGGTCCACAACAAATTCGTCGTCGAAGACCTGCGCGCACGCGGGGCGATTTTCGTCGAGGAACTGGATCAGGTACCGGACGACGTGATCGTGATCTTCAGTGCCCACGGCGTTTCCCAGGCCGTACGTACCGAAGCCGCCGGCCGTGGCCTGAAGGTGTTCGACGCCACATGCCCGCTGGTAACCAAAGTGCACATCGAAGTCGCACGCTACAGCCGCGACGGTCGTGAATGCATCCTGATCGGCCACGCCGGTCATCCGGAAGTCGAAGGCACCATGGGCCAGTACGACGGCAGCAATGGTGGTGCGATCTATCTGGTCGAAGACGAAAAAGACGTTGCCGCATTGCAGGTGAACAATCCGGAAAAACTGGCTTTCGTCACCCAGACCACTCTGTCCATGGACGATACCAGTCGCGTTATCGACGCGTTGCGTAGCCGTTTTCCGGCCATCGGTGGTCCGCGCAAGGACGACATCTGCTACGCCACGCAAAACCGTCAGGACGCGGTCAAGCAATTGGCTGACGAGTGCGATGTGGTGCTGGTGGTCGGCAGTCCGAACAGTTCGAACTCTAATCGCCTGCGTGAACTCGCCGAGCGCATGGCCACTCCGGCTTATCTCATCGACGGCGCCGAGGACCTGCAAAAAAGCTGGTTCGACGGTGTCGAGCGTATTG
The Pseudomonas sp. MYb327 DNA segment above includes these coding regions:
- the ispH gene encoding 4-hydroxy-3-methylbut-2-enyl diphosphate reductase, translating into MQIKLANPRGFCAGVDRAIEIVNRALEVFGPPIYVRHEVVHNKFVVEDLRARGAIFVEELDQVPDDVIVIFSAHGVSQAVRTEAAGRGLKVFDATCPLVTKVHIEVARYSRDGRECILIGHAGHPEVEGTMGQYDGSNGGAIYLVEDEKDVAALQVNNPEKLAFVTQTTLSMDDTSRVIDALRSRFPAIGGPRKDDICYATQNRQDAVKQLADECDVVLVVGSPNSSNSNRLRELAERMATPAYLIDGAEDLQKSWFDGVERIGITAGASAPEVLVRGVIQQLQAWGATGADELAGREENITFSMPKELRVRSLL